The following are encoded together in the Lathyrus oleraceus cultivar Zhongwan6 chromosome 3, CAAS_Psat_ZW6_1.0, whole genome shotgun sequence genome:
- the LOC127129862 gene encoding secreted RxLR effector protein 161-like — translation MDSYKEMSTPMGSGYYVDQDESGVSIDITKYRVVIGSLLYLTASRPDIMFSVCLCARFQANPKESHLTAVKRIMKYLKGTTNIGLWYPKGSICNLVGYSDADYAGSKIDQKSTSGACHILGNALVSWACKKQACVALSTDEEEYIAAGSYYAQILWLKQ, via the coding sequence ATGGATAGTTACAAGGAAATGTCTACTCCAATGGGATCCGGATattatgttgatcaagatgaatcagGTGTTTCAATTGACATAACAAAGTATCGAGTTGTGATTGGTTCCTTACTCTATTTGACGGCAAGTCGTCCTGATATTATGTTCAGTGTGTGTCTTTGTGCTCGTTTTCAAGCCAATCCAAAAGAATCACATCTCACCGCTGTTAAGAggatcatgaagtatctcaagGGAACAACAAATATCGGcctatggtatcctaaaggtagtatTTGCAATTTAGTTGGTTATTCTGATGCTGATTATGCAGGAAGTAAAATTGATCAAAAAAGTACTAGTGGTGCATGTCACATCCTTGGAAATGCATTAGTATCATGGGCTTGCAAGAAACAAGCATGTGTTGCTCTTAGCACGGACGAAGAGGAATACATAGCAGCAGGTAGCTATTATGCTCAAATACTTTGGCTTAAGCAATAA